In one window of Mytilus galloprovincialis chromosome 6, xbMytGall1.hap1.1, whole genome shotgun sequence DNA:
- the LOC143079295 gene encoding beta-1,3-galactosyltransferase brn-like, with amino-acid sequence MKERGRMEKIFSYIVPRRRLAIAVLLLIGTAILILARAAGEMPRNTRSVPEFEEYTFESLLSTFHNVTQINPHEYNYLHSPIKICKANGNSEDPELLILVKSDVTHFSYRMGIRSTWGNFSINSLKLIFLLGYSSTIEDLVRRENDKYHDVVQENFVDAYRNNTLKTIMAFNWAVRTCPGTKYVLFVDDDYFVNVNSVTEFLKVNATLENDLFVGFRVDNARVFRYIESQWYMTKPEYPFLHYPPYISGGAMLLSMKTAMIIQNSLAYVRYLYVDDVYIGIVAYLLNINLSHSDRFALTFASDNLDSCLAAHNYGSPDNLIQEWRIFLRRHYDYTVHIYSQQMKDILYIK; translated from the coding sequence ATGAAAGAAAGGGGTCGAATGGAAAAAATCTTCAGCTATATAGTACCTCGGCGTCGCTTGGCCATTGCAGTTCTCTTGTTGATTGGAACAGCAATATTAATTTTGGCAAGAGCTGCAGGCGAAATGCCTCGAAATACAAGAAGTGTTCCTGAGTTTGAAGAATACACTTTCGAAAGTCTCCTAAGTACATTCCATAATGTTACTCAAATTAATCCTCACGAATACAACTATTTACATTCTCCAATAAAAATATGCAAAGCAAATGGTAATTCAGAAGATCCAGAACTTTTGATTTTAGTTAAGTCTGATGTAACGCATTTTAGTTATCGAATGGGCATAAGATCAACCTGGGGAAACTTTTCCATTAATTCCTTAAAACTCATATTTTTATTAGGATACTCTTCGACAATAGAAGACTTAGTTCGAAGGGAAAATGACAAATACCATGACGTAGTGCAGGAAAACTTTGTCGACGCCTATAGAAATAACACATTAAAAACAATAATGGCATTTAATTGGGCTGTACGGACATGTCCTGGTACAAAATATGTATTATTTGTCGATGATGACTATTTCGTTAATGTAAATTCAGTAACAGAGTTCTTGAAAGTAAATGCCACATTAGAAAATGATTTGTTCGTAGGCTTTAGGGTAGACAATGCAAGAGTTTTTCGATATATTGAATCGCAATGGTACATGACAAAACCAGAATATCCCTTCCTTCATTATCCACCATATATTAGTGGCGGTGCGATGCTTTTATCAATGAAAACAGCTATGATTATACAGAACTCATTAGCATATGTAAGATATTTGTATGTGGACGATGTTTACATTGGTATCGTTGCTTATTTACTTAATATCAATCTCTCTCATAGTGACCGTTTTGCATTGACCTTCGCCAGTGATAACCTTGACAGCTGTCTTGCAGCCCATAATTATGGATCGCCTGATAATTTGATTCAAGAATGGAGAATCTTTCTCCGGAGGCATTACGATTATACTGTTCATATATATTCACAACAGATGAAGgatattttatacataaaatag
- the LOC143078067 gene encoding uncharacterized protein LOC143078067 produces the protein MSYDFMFNRSSKTYESLGIKDTLNVYDDLENPKGLIPSKSSLGLYEPLGNQDNPSMYTALQNQKEQTQLRKQPSETDIRKDSKNPKENLELYTNQRPVENVYDNEVF, from the exons ATGAGTTATGATTTTATGTTTAACAGATCTAGTAAAACCTACGAATCACTTGGTATCAAAGACACGCTGAACGTTTATGATGATTTAGAGAATCCTAAAG GTCTAATACCATCCAAATC CTCGCTGGGCCTCTACGAACCATTAGGTAACCAAGATAATCCAAGCATGTATACTGCACTACAAAACCAGAAAG AACAGACACAACTCAGAAA ACAACCGTCAGAGACAGATATACGAAAAGATTCCAAAAATCCCAAGGAAAATCTTGAACTATATACCAATCAAA GACCAGTAGAAAATGTTTATGACAATGAAGTATTCTGA